The Scomber scombrus chromosome 22, fScoSco1.1, whole genome shotgun sequence genome has a window encoding:
- the LOC134004359 gene encoding caspase a-like: protein MRKADLLNLLEDLTDDQFEKFKWHLEREKLGDIEPIKKSQLEKAERRDVVDLMVQKYEPAGAVEVMKSVLKNINRNDLVKKLSNISSRSEGAVGSGTDRSINPNTDVSDGGSKPEQPAEAAVALKEQKWSNTLIPTTETFWKKKQNDDVYAATKKSIQKRVALLITNIEFEKMENRSGAEKDEQDMETLLTALNYEVVRKRNRTGQEIEEDVKEFSNHKNLKDTDSVFVVIMSHGDQNTVHGVNINGNQQDTEQKFPIKNIFTHLNTVNCPKLRNKPKIIIIQACSGDEKGSVFVTDQATAAVVSDNTQEPYLSLFYGEEDIQADFLRHAHKEKHFICFRSSTPGTVSYRSSVTGSVFIQCIVEILNTFAHKDHIEKLFRKVMQRFEKFSVWTKKRGEDTQMPTKDRVSLFKEFYLFPGL from the exons ATGAGGAAGGCAGACCTCCTTAACCTTCTGGAAGATTTAACAGATGATCAATTTGAGAAGTTCAAGTGGcacctggagagagaaaagttGGGCGATATCGAACCCATCAAAAAGAGCCAGCTggagaaagcagagaggagagacgtGGTGGATCTGATGGTGCAGAAATATGAACCTGCTGGAGCTGTGGAGGTGATGAAGAGCGTTTTAAAGAACATCAACAGGAATGATCTGGTGAAGAAGTTATCAAACATCAGCTCACGATCAGAAG GAGCAGTGGGCAGTGGCACTGACAGGAGTATCAACCCTAACACAGATGTTTCTGATGGTGGGAGTAAACCAGAGCAACCAGCAGAAG CTGCTGTGGCCCTGAAGGAGCAGAAGTGGTCAAACACACTCATCCCAACAACAGAAACCTTCTggaagaagaaacagaatgATGAT GTTTACGCTGCGACCAAAAAATCCATCCAGAAGCGTGTGGCTCTGCTAATCACTAACATAGAGTTTGAGAAGATGGAAAACAGAAGCGGTGCAGAGAAGGATGAGCAGGACATGGAGACACTGCTCACAGCGCTGAACTATGAGGTTGTGAGAAAAAGAAACCGCACTGGTCAG GAGATTGAAGAAGATGTAAAGGAGTTCTCCAACCATAAAAATCTGAAAGAcacagacagtgtgtttgtggttaTCATGTCTCATGGGGACCAGAACACTGTCCATGGTGTCAACATTAATGGGAATCAACAGGACACAGAACAGAAGTTCcccattaaaaacattttcacacacttgAACACAGTGAATTGTCCAAAGCTGAGGAACAAACCcaagatcatcatcatccagGCCTGCAGTGGAG ACGAGAAGGGATCTGTGTTTGTTACTGATCAAGCAACAGCAGCTGTGGTCAGTGATAATACACAAGAGCCATACctatcactgttttatggtgAGGAAGACATTCAGGCTGATTTTTTGCGacatgcacacaaagaaaaacacttcataTGTTTTCGCTCTTCCACTCCCG GTACTGTCTCATATAGATCTTCAGTCACTGGGTCTGTTTTTATCCAGTGTATCGTTGAAATACTGAACACCTTCGCACATAAGGATCACATTGAGAAACTTTTCAGAAAA GTCATGCAACGCTTTGAGAAGTTTTCAGTTTGGAccaagaagagaggagaagataCACAGATGCCAACCAAAGACAGAGTCAGTCTGTTTAAGGAGTTCTACCTCTTTCCCGGCCTTTGA
- the cradd gene encoding LOW QUALITY PROTEIN: death domain-containing protein CRADD (The sequence of the model RefSeq protein was modified relative to this genomic sequence to represent the inferred CDS: inserted 1 base in 1 codon; deleted 1 base in 1 codon) — protein MEPEHKELLRKHLLELSGQIQVSDTIVPFLFQENILTEAQVQLIQSLQTETQKSLQLLQLLPGRGPRAFPALLRALDDYSWXRDKLLLELQDSPGPETGETGESLWTPPDSVLQQIPSDRVLSRLASRLGSEAEAVLLDLGLTAESWFRCRSDNSLSAHGATLAALLLWNLTSEGKKASVQRLLQSLEAAGVHRSVLKEVLV, from the exons ATGGAGCCGGAACACAAAGAGCTGCTGCGGAAACACCTGCTGGAGCTGTCCGGGCAGATACAGGTCAGCGACACCATCGTTCCGTTTCTGTTCCAGGAGAACATCCTGACGGAGGCGCAGGTTCAGCTGATCCAGTCTctgcagacagaaacacagaagagcctccagctgctgcagctgctgcctgGTCGGGGGCCCCGGGCCTTTCCCGCCCTGCTGAGGGCCCTGGATGACTACAGCT TCCGAGacaagctgctgctggagctgcagGACTCACCTGGACccgagacaggtgagacaggtgaga GTCTCTGGACTCCTCCAGACTCGGTCCTGCAGCAGATTCCTTCAGACCGGGTTTTGTCTCGCTTGGCGTCTCGTCTCGGTTCGGAGGCCGAGGCGGTTCTGCTGGATCTGGGTCTGACAGCAGAGTCCTGGTTCAGGTGTCGGTCCGATAACTCGCTGAGCGCTCACGGAGCCACGCTCGCCGCTCTGTTGCTATGGAACTTGACGAGC GAAGGGAAGAAGGCCTCGGTCCAGAGACTCCTGCAGAGTCTGGAGGCTGCTGGAGTCCACCGGTCCGTCCTGAAGGAGGTTCTGGTCTGA
- the socs2 gene encoding suppressor of cytokine signaling 2 gives MTCQSSESADTIEGERRSDSNATTDESRIALAMKDLRNTGWYWGSLTANEAKEILQDAAEGTFLVRDSSQRDYLFTISAMTSAGPTNLRIEYKHGKFKLDSVVLVKPKLKQFDSVVHLVEHYVQLSRTGLKSPPSSQLPANSTVQLLLTKPVYTTTPPLQHLCRVAINRTTRRVQDLPLPNRLKDYLTDYVYNV, from the exons ATGACCTGCCAGTCGTCAGAGTCCGCCGACACCATCGAAGGCGAGAGACGATCCGACAGCAACGCTACGACAGATGAGAGCCGCATCGCCTTAGCCATGAAAGACCTGAGGAACACCG gctGGTACTGGGGCAGTCTGACTGCCAACGAGGCCAAAGAGATCCTGCAGGACGCGGCTGAGGGGACCTTCCTGGTGCGGGACAGCTCTCAGAGGGACTACCTGTTCACCATCTCGGCGATGACGTCCGCGGGTCCCACCAACCTGCGCATCGAGTACAAACACGGCAAGTTCAAGCTGGACTCGGTGGTCCTGGTGAAGCCCAAGCTGAAGCAGTTTGACAGCGTGGTGCACCTGGTGGAGCACTACGTCCAGCTGTCCAGGACAGGACTCAAGTCTCCGCCCAGCTCTCAGCTGCCGGCCAATAGCACAGTGCAGCTGCTGCTCACCAAACCCGTGTACACCACCACACCGCCGCTGCAGCACCTCTGCCGCGTGGCCATCAACAGGACCACTCGGCGGGTCCAGGACCTGCCGCTGCCCAACAGACTGAAGGACTACCTGACCGACTACGTCTACAACGTGTAG